From one Sylvia atricapilla isolate bSylAtr1 chromosome 21, bSylAtr1.pri, whole genome shotgun sequence genomic stretch:
- the LOC136370379 gene encoding centrosome-associated protein CEP250-like, whose product MQETLEQWEKEKAEREQKHKKVLFEMRQRIATLQAQEEEEQTRFEKAKREVLLEEQNEKTALSEALLQTQGELSQACQQVQQLRQEVKKQQEKGQTIKAELQAELQEAQNEIQAVQRRHQEEIQGIKAEMNVLLEQREALQKQVGELTSQLAASRESQERIVQRAQHDVSEAQEKSRQKLLEVEHVQKMLEEAEHQNKKLQVHLQNMERERSHWEEAAEQNSELQASVNALESEKASARRRSSRVPDTLHSHGHYWLCKECKKKSKARGLLQLIKSCQSSVPSDSSSKKKTKERLILSLEEKNLCLRTLEEKNLALNTEVSLLRSGLQETQQLFSKQRRELQEFNTQVSSALASSSPGTHNTTFALEATTSFPS is encoded by the exons ATGCAGGAGACATTGGAGcaatgggaaaaggagaaggcagagagagagcagaagCACAAGAAGGTGCTGTTTGAGATGAGGCAGAGAATTGCCACGCTGCAGGcccaagaagaagaagaacaaaCTAGATTTGAAAAAGCCAAGCGAGAG GTCCTGTTGGAAGAGCAGAATGAGAAGACTGCTTTATCAGAGGCACTCCTCCAAACTCAGGGAGAGCTCAGCCAAGCCTGCCAGCAGgtccagcagctcaggcaggaggtgaaaaagcagcaagagaagGGGCAG ACCATCAAGGCAGAGCTGcaagctgagctgcaggaggctcAGAATGAAATCCAGGCAGTgcagaggaggcaccaggaaGAAATACAAGGcattaaagcagaaatgaatGTTCTCCTTGAGCAGAGGGAGGCTCTACAAAAGCAG GTGGGAGAGTTGACATCCCAGCTGGCAGCCTCCCGAGAGTCCCAGGAAAGAATTGTCCAGAGAGCCCAGCACGACGTGAGTGAGGCTCAGGAAAAGTCAAGGCAGAAGTTGTTGGAGGTTGAGCATGTCCAGAAGATGCTGGAGGAGGCAGAACATCAGAACAAGAAGCTACAAGTGCACCTGCAGAAcatggagagggaaaggagtCATTGGGaagaagctgcagagcagaattcAGAATTGCAGGCTTCTGTGAATGCCCTGGAGAGTGAAAAAGCCAG TGCCAGGAGGCGGTCAAGCAGGGTCCCTGACACCCTCCACAGTCACGGGCATTACTGGCTGTGCAAGGAATGCAAGAAAAAGTCCAAGGCTAGGGGGCTCCTCCAGCTGATCAAGTCCTGCCAGTCTTCAGTGCCATCGGATTCTTCTTCCAAGAAGAAGACAAAGGAAAG GCTGATTCTGTCTCTGGAGGAAAAGAACCTGTGCCTCAGAACACTGGAGGAAAAGAACCTGGCACTGAACACTGAGGTGTCTCTGCTTCGTTCTGGGCTTCAGGAGACCCAGCAGCTCTTTTCTAAACAGAGAAGAGAGCTGCAGGAGTTCAACACCCAGGTAAGCAGTGCACTGgcatcctcttctccagggacACACAACACCACCTTCGCCTTGGAGGCCACAACCTCCTTCCCCTCCTAG